A window from Mycolicibacterium tokaiense encodes these proteins:
- a CDS encoding aminotransferase class I/II-fold pyridoxal phosphate-dependent enzyme, whose protein sequence is MTGLPSVAPRSAATGQVEAEWLAQRLPGTSAKALGSGLTRLIDAGELAPGAQLPTIRDFARAAGVSPGTVMTAWSRVRDTGRLATRRRGGTVVVDLHAAAPRVLDWSEIEMSTVTPDPALQPDLAAALVRALDTPDLHAAQRAYITPRLLRSVAGEWPFEAQAWNCVGGGTEAVVLATAAAAGGGPVAVEEPVSPGYLEILRGLGIEPVAVRADAEGPTIASVSAALDAGVTAVVLQPSGAYAVSGALSEQRATRLAALMADRAPHTWIVEDDSAGPLTDGEPATLGTCLPGQVLRIRSYCKAFGIDLRTAVMGGSAELIERTIRLRSFGMASNSRILQNALAALIEDQQTADTLLRARAVYRRRRQAALAAFARSGLTATGSPDGFVVWVQVPDETTTLVNLARQGLVVAAGSTSFVNPPGGLLRVSVLQLPDDCDRIDELAEAVRAAVHSAEREYFD, encoded by the coding sequence ATGACGGGCTTGCCGTCGGTGGCGCCCCGAAGCGCCGCGACCGGCCAGGTCGAGGCGGAATGGCTGGCGCAGCGGCTACCGGGCACCAGCGCCAAGGCGCTCGGTTCCGGACTGACCCGGTTGATCGATGCGGGCGAGTTGGCCCCGGGCGCGCAGCTGCCGACCATCCGCGACTTCGCCCGAGCCGCGGGCGTGAGCCCGGGTACGGTCATGACGGCGTGGAGCCGGGTGCGGGACACCGGACGCCTGGCGACCCGTCGCCGCGGCGGGACTGTGGTGGTGGACCTGCATGCCGCTGCACCCCGGGTGCTGGACTGGTCAGAGATTGAAATGTCGACGGTGACACCGGATCCGGCGTTGCAGCCTGATCTGGCGGCGGCACTCGTGCGGGCGCTCGACACTCCGGACCTGCATGCCGCGCAGCGGGCCTACATCACGCCGCGGCTGTTGCGCAGCGTGGCCGGTGAGTGGCCGTTCGAGGCGCAGGCGTGGAACTGCGTGGGTGGCGGCACCGAGGCGGTGGTGCTTGCCACCGCGGCAGCGGCAGGTGGCGGTCCGGTGGCAGTGGAGGAGCCCGTCAGTCCTGGATATCTGGAGATCCTGCGCGGTCTCGGGATCGAGCCGGTGGCGGTGCGTGCCGACGCCGAGGGCCCCACCATCGCCTCGGTGAGCGCCGCGCTGGACGCCGGGGTGACCGCGGTGGTGCTGCAACCCAGCGGCGCTTATGCGGTGTCCGGTGCGCTCAGCGAGCAGCGCGCGACGCGCCTGGCTGCACTGATGGCCGACCGCGCGCCGCACACCTGGATTGTGGAGGACGACAGCGCAGGCCCGCTGACAGACGGGGAGCCCGCGACACTGGGGACTTGCCTCCCGGGGCAGGTGCTGCGAATCCGAAGTTACTGCAAGGCATTCGGCATCGATCTGCGGACTGCGGTGATGGGCGGCAGCGCCGAGCTGATCGAAAGGACCATCCGGTTGCGCAGCTTCGGCATGGCGTCCAACAGCCGGATCCTCCAGAATGCTCTGGCTGCTCTGATCGAGGATCAGCAGACTGCCGACACGCTGCTCCGGGCCCGCGCTGTGTATCGGCGCCGTCGGCAGGCTGCCCTGGCCGCGTTCGCCCGGTCCGGGTTGACCGCCACCGGGAGTCCGGACGGGTTCGTGGTGTGGGTGCAGGTGCCCGATGAGACTACGACGCTGGTGAATCTGGCGCGGCAGGGGCTGGTGGTCGCGGCTGGGTCGACGTCGTTCGTCAACCCGCCGGGTGGGCTGCTGCGGG
- a CDS encoding LLM class flavin-dependent oxidoreductase gives MTRPTLPDFGIFFRLNDTEADPVRQYHDGLELIAYAEELGLSTAWVTSHHFRSDKGTIASPLVFLAAASQRTSRIRLGAGVVVITLENPIRVAEDAVIADALSGGRLQLGLGSGLEDWAFGPFGVDWDDRLRVYTEKAATLRRVLDGDDLGGGKRLYPPAGNLRQRLWRVASDPAHAAEIGAIGDNLLLRSSKALDYEGNLHRHSEAIDGFRAHAGPQQRIAASRTVIVAETTAQARAIAGERAIALHRKNGNGDPWYGDPELVRTALRNDPELHLVDEVLLQVAPAKLTLAQWKSSLELTVSEVLAPLREVVHVATA, from the coding sequence ATGACGCGACCCACCCTGCCGGATTTCGGGATCTTCTTCCGCCTCAACGACACCGAGGCCGACCCGGTACGTCAGTACCACGACGGACTCGAGCTCATCGCCTACGCCGAAGAGCTCGGACTCTCGACAGCGTGGGTCACTTCCCACCACTTCCGTTCCGACAAGGGCACCATCGCCTCACCGCTGGTGTTCCTGGCCGCGGCGAGCCAGCGCACGAGCCGCATCCGGCTCGGCGCCGGTGTCGTCGTCATCACCTTGGAGAACCCGATCCGGGTGGCCGAGGATGCCGTGATCGCCGATGCGCTGTCCGGCGGTCGACTGCAACTCGGACTCGGCTCGGGGCTCGAGGATTGGGCGTTCGGTCCGTTCGGTGTCGACTGGGACGACCGACTGCGGGTGTACACGGAGAAGGCGGCCACCCTGCGCCGGGTGCTCGACGGGGATGACCTCGGCGGCGGCAAGCGGCTGTACCCACCGGCGGGAAATCTACGTCAGCGCCTGTGGCGGGTGGCCAGCGACCCGGCGCACGCCGCCGAGATCGGGGCGATCGGGGACAACCTGCTGTTGCGGTCGTCGAAAGCGCTGGACTACGAGGGCAATCTGCACCGGCACAGTGAGGCCATCGACGGATTCCGGGCGCACGCCGGGCCACAACAGCGGATCGCGGCTTCCCGCACGGTGATCGTCGCCGAGACGACCGCGCAGGCGCGCGCCATTGCGGGGGAGCGTGCCATCGCGCTGCACCGCAAGAATGGCAACGGTGACCCCTGGTACGGCGACCCCGAGCTGGTGCGCACCGCCCTGCGCAACGACCCGGAGCTGCATCTGGTGGACGAGGTGCTGCTCCAGGTGGCACCAGCCAAACTCACGCTGGCGCAGTGGAAGTCCAGCCTGGAGCTCACCGTGTCCGAGGTGCTGGCGCCGCTGCGGGAGGTGGTCCATGTCGCGACGGCCTGA
- a CDS encoding NtaA/DmoA family FMN-dependent monooxygenase (This protein belongs to a clade of FMN-dependent monooxygenases, within a broader family of flavin-dependent oxidoreductases, the luciferase-like monooxygenase (LMM) family, some of whose members use coenzyme F420 rather than FMN.), whose translation MSRRPDEGLILNLNLLPGGTAKGSWRLDEHDPSWFVTHHHYVELAKIAERGKLQAVFLADTPAFDGAYWHHPWRALTPFIALTAVAGATRRIGLIGTASTSYNDPYNLARQVSSLDLVSGGRAAWNYVVTAGDKAARNFSAPNALAKTDRYARANEFVDAVVALWEAWEPDPIAGDRASGDYLRPGALRPAAFAGERIQVAGEPLVPPSPQGRPLLVQAGASEHGIVLAARTADAVYTHQTELGDGVTYRNLLRSRAADAGRDPDAMKVLPGFFVVIGDTEAAARARQRELDEATPDATRVSFFARQLGIPADALDMDRTLPFDLLANAEISRTAASELDGLLDRAAKDNLTLREVFRLRRNGTQHVSVIGTPEQVADTITDWYLAEAADGFNLHMASSPSVLIDFVDHVVPLLQARGVFHSDYQGSTLRQHYGLAPHRLGSGALA comes from the coding sequence ATGTCGCGACGGCCTGACGAGGGACTGATTCTCAACCTCAACCTGCTGCCGGGGGGCACCGCCAAGGGTTCGTGGCGGCTCGACGAGCACGATCCGTCCTGGTTCGTCACGCACCACCACTACGTCGAACTGGCGAAGATCGCCGAACGGGGCAAACTGCAGGCGGTGTTCCTGGCGGACACGCCGGCTTTCGACGGCGCCTACTGGCATCACCCCTGGCGGGCGTTGACCCCGTTCATCGCTCTGACTGCCGTCGCGGGCGCCACCCGGCGGATCGGACTCATCGGCACGGCATCCACGTCCTACAACGACCCGTACAACCTGGCGCGCCAGGTGTCGTCGCTCGATCTGGTCAGCGGTGGCCGTGCGGCGTGGAACTACGTCGTGACCGCGGGAGACAAAGCGGCACGCAACTTCTCGGCGCCGAATGCCCTGGCCAAGACGGATCGGTACGCCCGTGCCAACGAGTTCGTCGACGCCGTGGTCGCGTTGTGGGAGGCGTGGGAGCCCGACCCGATCGCCGGTGACCGTGCCAGCGGCGACTACCTGCGGCCCGGCGCCCTGCGGCCCGCGGCGTTCGCCGGCGAACGCATCCAGGTGGCCGGGGAGCCACTGGTACCGCCGTCGCCGCAAGGCCGGCCGCTGCTGGTCCAGGCGGGGGCGTCCGAGCACGGCATCGTACTGGCGGCGCGCACCGCCGATGCGGTCTACACCCACCAGACCGAACTGGGCGACGGGGTGACCTATCGTAACCTGTTGCGCAGCAGGGCGGCCGACGCCGGACGTGATCCGGATGCCATGAAGGTACTACCGGGGTTCTTCGTGGTGATCGGTGACACCGAGGCCGCTGCCCGAGCCCGGCAGCGGGAGCTGGACGAGGCCACCCCGGACGCCACCCGGGTCTCGTTCTTCGCCCGCCAGCTCGGCATCCCGGCCGACGCGTTGGACATGGACCGGACCTTGCCGTTCGATCTGCTGGCGAATGCCGAGATCAGCCGTACCGCGGCCAGTGAACTCGACGGGCTGCTGGACCGGGCAGCGAAGGACAACCTCACGTTGCGGGAGGTATTCCGGCTGCGCCGCAACGGCACCCAGCATGTCTCGGTGATCGGCACCCCAGAGCAGGTAGCCGACACCATCACCGACTGGTACCTGGCCGAGGCAGCCGACGGTTTCAACCTGCACATGGCCAGCTCACCGAGTGTGCTGATCGACTTCGTCGACCACGTGGTCCCCCTGCTGCAGGCCCGCGGGGTATTCCACTCCGACTACCAGGGCAGCACGTTGCGGCAGCACTACGGGTTGGCGCCGCACCGCCTGGGTTCCGGCGCGCTCGCATGA